CACGGTTAGATCTACGGCAACAAGTTCATCAGCAGGTTGAAAAAAGTATTGAACAGGGGGCAAAACTTCTCAAAGGTGGCGTTGTCCCAGAACAACAAGGCTGGTGGTATCCCATCACCATCCTTGAGAACGTCAAACCTGGAATGCCTGCATTCGACGATGAAATTTTCGGCCCTGTGCTGAGCCTTGTGCGTGCAGACCATGACGAGCATGCGGTTGAACTGGCCTCAGAAACGCGCTTTGGGTTGGGGGCTGCCATTTTTTCTGCGAACACCGCCAATGCCCAGCGGATCGCCATCGAAGAGATTGAGGCAGGATGCGTCGCTATCAATGATTTTGTACGAAGTGATCCTCGGGTTCCCTTTGGCGGGATCAAAGACAGTGGTTATGGAAGAGAGCTAGGCAAGCTTGGTATCCATGAATTTATCAACAGCAAAAGTATTGTTTGAGCTTGATTGCCACGCAAGCGACTGAAACAATTAAGAGCGATTGAAAAGATGAGTAGCGACGCATCATCTCGTGGAATCAATACTCAATAACGCTTCGGAAAGAGAGATGATTGGTCGAGATGCATCGCTTGTTACTTCAAGAATCCTTCCGATCGAGGCCGGAGTATTCAATGCCTCCAAGCAACAACGAGCGACCAGACGTCTTGGGATGGAATCATTTTCCTGCTGATCGGGACCTGACCAGTACACACCCTCTACGTTAAGTGCTTCCTCTCTTTCACTAAGACCACCTGGCCTAATGACGGTCCAATCAAGGCCGCTATTCTCAAGAGCTTGCTCTCCAATTCGTTTCCAAACAAGAATCAAACCAAACAAGTTCAGGGGGTGACGCCAGCGTCCTGCACAAAGAGAACTCACGAGAATCACCCTGGATACACCAACTCTCAGACAGCTTTCCACCTGAGAACGCACGCCCAATGCGTCAACCCGCATCGGACCTAACAAGTCAATCGAAGGCCTCGCACCCGTTGCAATCACTAAGGCATCAACCCCTTTTAAGGCTGAATCCAAAGCAGTTGGATCTTGCAAGCTGAGTCGAACTTGCTCAGCATTCATGAGGGTGTAGGGAATCACAGAAGAAGACCGGACCAACAAACGCGGACGATCTCCAGAAGCCATCAACTCTTCAGCAACACGAGATCCTGTTTTTCCAGAGGCCCCGGTAATCGCAATCGTCCTGTTACTCATTCAAATCTCCTGGTAGAACCCCAGAATCCATGGGTTAACCGTAAACGAGAACTAAGATGAGTTGTGATCAAAAATGCATCATTCAGGAGGGAAACTGATCAGCCAATGAAATCCTTAACAACCATTGCCTTGCTATTGATTTCCAGCATTCATCCACAGCAAAGCCAAGCGATGACAGAGTGTGAGCTACTGACACGGGTCATGAATAATTTGGGAGCAAAAATGAGCATCAATCGATATGTCATCTCGAGCAAAAAAGACGAAGCTCTGATCAAGCAAGCAAGCAATGATCTCTCCGAACAAACAAAAAACTACAGAGCAGCTAAAGAACAATACAAAAAAGCCAACTGCAAAAGCATCTGGGACAACTAATCAATGATCACTCGATCGTACTCAAAGTGAACAAAAAAAACCGATAACCAAAGGCTATCGGCAAAAGAATCAAAGAAATTAGACACTCAAATCAATCGAGCGTAACTTATTTGGAGTAAACAACGCCTCGATAGGTCAATGAGGGATGTTCTTGCATTTCAGCCCTTACAAGTTCACGGCACGTGTTGTAGTGCTCATGGCGGTAAGTCAATTCAACGCAAGCTTTAACGTTCGAGGGCTTACGGGTTTCGTAGGCCTGACCTCTGTAGTGAAGGGTAGTCATGATGTTCTCCGAGAAAACCCAAGTCCCCGTTCCTTGGCTTGGGCCGATCTGCGCCTCGCAAAAACGAGGTGAACGATGCAATGGGTAGCGGTTGCTACTGCACAAACATAGTGATTGGTCAAGAGAATCGGCGTTCACCTCGATACAAAGACACAAATCAGGATCAAAGGAAACCATTGGGATGGGTGTGCTGAATTTGCACCACATGACCTTCTCCATTCACACGGCAAAGCCAGGGGGCCTTGGCACGAGGAACATTGACGCGAACCGCAAAGCCCCCCTTATAGGGTTCAGTCCCAACGATCTGAAGCGAATCACGCCTTCGCCCAACCTGATTCGAGACCGCGCGAAGACATGTGGACTCTGCATGCTGGCGCTGATTTCCACCGCCATGGCCAGAGTGACCTTGAATCAAACTACCGATCAAAGCTCCTGCAAACGCTCCGATTGCAGCCCCCGTACTCGTCGAGGAAGAATTGTCATAGCTAGGACTCGGATCGTGCGCAGTTTCTAAACGAACAGCAAGACGCTGCGCTTGACCTCCATCGTTCCATGAAAAAACACTACTGTTTCGGCGATCACGAAATTGCGCGTTGTGTAATCCAGAAGACGTTTCAATTTGCAGCGCCTCCTTGGAAGGTCCGCGAAAGCGATAGACGGCGCCATTATCAAGCTTGATCACCAACACGGTGGTGCCAGCATTCACCTTTTGTTGACTGACGCAATGACCCTGAAATGTGGCAATACCACCACTCATCAATCGGCACACGCCTTGAGCACGAGCGATGGTCTTCGCAGAGACTCTTTCAGGCCCCAACAATAATTGTAGTGATGAAATAGTAGCCACCCCAGATACAGCGACACCAAAACAAACCAAACGCTTCATATCAGTCAAAAAAGATCACCACTCATTGGTAGCAAGACCTCTGGTTCATAGCCAAAATGGGCATCAACAGAAAGCCTTTCGATAGCAAGAGAGCATTCAATATGACGAGCCAAAACAGCTAATGCAGGAAGAGAAATCACTCAGAGCAAAACAACCGATGCACAAAAGGCTGATTCCCAATAGCCTAAAAAGACAAGGTATGATTAATTTAAGGCTAGAAGGCTAAATCAACTGACCAACAAAACTTAAAACCTTGGCAAAACACGATTATTTTCATACCAAAGCGCAGAGAAACCAACAGAAAATCCATGCATTTTCAAGCAATGCTTCGCATCATTCAAAGACTGTTTTTGGCAGCACCTTTGCTATTGATCATGAGCTGTGAGCCGGGAAATTCTGCAAGGCAGTCCAATAGCGCAGACAACATCAAACAACGCCATGCACAACAGTCAAAAATAATTGATCCTGGCCAAACCGGTCCAAATGCTGACCTCCTTCAGGGAAATCACGACGATTTTTCACTCAAAGCCAGGCGTCTTCGCAGCACCGACACAATGAGCAACAGCCAATGGGTGGTCGAATTATTTAAAGGGAGCAAACGCCTTGCCCTATGGCCTGCCATCAGCGGATACAACACCAATCCCACCGCCGACCGGCGTTGGAGCCCAGGAAATGGAGCAGCTCTGCCAATCGGAGACTATTTGCTGGGGCAGCCAGAGCCATGGGGAACAGACATCTGGTTGAATTTGCAGCCACAATTCAAAACAGACCGAAGTGGACTCGGCATACACCATTGCAATCCAGGAAGTGGATGTCTTTGCATTCCTAATCGCAACAACCTAGAAGCCATTGCTGCATGGGTAAAAGCCACCGGGATCAATACGTTAACTGTTCAGAATTAAACAGAGCAAGACAATACATCACAACAACCATTAGCCAAAGACCCAAGATGGATCAACAGAAACGAATAAAAAAGCCTTAACAAAGCCCATGGCCAAGACAGATCGAAATCATAGTGACAACAATTCCGGCAAATACAAAAGCTATCAAAACCGATAAGACGAGAAGCCAAACTTTCTAGCCAATCTGTTCAAAATAAATTCATAAAATACAATCATTCGAGCAGCTCCTTCTGCATTAAATTGTCGAAGACTAAATTCACTCAATTGAGCTGATTCTAAATACAAGCAGAATGCTCATAGCCTTGTGGCCTGACAAGCATCACAAGACCAATCACCTTCGCAGTAAATCCAACACTTTACGCTAAAGCGAATCCAAGCAGTTTCAATAATAACACCACTGAAATACAACGAATAACATGCCAGAGTCCCAACGTTTCAAAGAAGATCTCCACACCATAACCATGAGCTGGACCGTTGCTAAATGTTGGACAAGCGTTTTACCCCAGGAGGGCTACCGACATTTTCGCCTCATCCTTCAGGGCGGGAAAGGGCATTCACGATGGGTGGAACTAGAAGCAGTTCTTGATTCAAACGTGCGACTGCGCATCAACTGGAACGAACTCCGAAACCAAGAGATTTGGACCAGCGGTTGGCAACAGCTGCCACCAGAGGAGTGAGGTCTGACTCGCAGGGCAGCCAACAAACGCGCCAAAATAAAGGTATGGCAGTTCAAATTCTTACTGAGGATCAGCGATACAAGCTCGACCGCGAGCCTGATCGAATCTTTTATTCAGAACCACGCTTCGTCCAGCACTTAGACGAAAGCTTCAGGACACGTCTAACGGGCTTTTACAAAGAACATATTCCGTCTGGAGCTGTTGTCCTTGACCTGGGTTCGTCTTGGGTGAGTCACCTGCCAGAAGAGATCCATTACGAGCGAGTGATTGGCCATGGCATGAATGAAGCGGAACTCGCAGCCAACACAAGGCTCGACAGTCACTACGTCCAAGACATGAACCTGGATCCCACAATCCCTTTAAAGGATGCATCCGTTGACGCCTGTCTTGCTGTTGCTGCTTGGCAATACTGGACACAACCAGAAAATGTCGCGTCGGAGATGCTCCGGGTCACGAGACCCAATGGCACAGCCATCGTTACATTTTCGAATCGGATGTTTTTCACGAAGGCTCCGCAGGTTTGGACCGATAACGACGACACGCAGCATCTCGACTACGTCGGCACGGTGCTGCAAGCCAATGGATGGTCTGACGTACGGGTGTTTGCGGAAGAAACAAAAGCCTCTGGGTTGATGGGACTGGTAGGAGGCAAAGGCGACCCATTTTTCGCAGTTGTCGCGCGCAAAAGCATCGACTCATGATCAAGACATGATCCACAAGACAATCAAAAATCTTGAGAGGAAGCTCAGCCTTCCAGCCCCAGCTCAAAACGAAATCACATCAACACAAACCCGTAGAGATTGGCTCAACAATCAACAAAATCAAGCTCATTATTTAAATTTGATTCTGATTTAAACCTTACAAATAACACATCAAATTCTCCTCTCTTTCAAGTCATTTTTCATTGCTGAGAAGCTGAGAGTTTTGAATTGTCAATCAGAACCTGCGCTTACAGGTCGAGCGCGCGAAGCAAGTCCCGCTGAGCCTTACGACCTGTGATGGCATGGGCAGCCATGGCACCACTGGCAGCAACAGGTGGAATCCCAATCCCTGGGAAACAACTAGCGCCACATTGCAGCAATCCCTTAACGGGAGTTGTCACCCCAGGGAACAGCCCTTTCGATGCCGACAACGCAGGGCCATAGCTGCCTTGATGCGTGGATAGGTAATGACGGTGGGTAAGAGGAGTTCCCTCCATCACCACTTTGCAACGACCGCGGAGATCGGGAATGCGTTGCTCCAACACATCCCAAAACACCTGACAGCGTTGACCACGTTTCTCCTGATAAGCCGGCGTTCCCCTCTGAAGACCAGCCCACATTGACCAGGGTTCATTAGCAGGGGTATAGGCATGAAGCACGTGATGGCCCTCAGGCGCCATCGTTGGATCGAGCACAGTTGGAATCGACACCACCACGGCATTGCGCTCAGAGTCAATGCCCCGTTCCCAGTCACCAACCCAAACGGTATGGATCGGCAGATCCTCAAGACCGTTCGCATCAAATCCGAGATGAAGATGCAAAAAAGAATGACAACCAGGAGTGGACAACCGTTCCTGACGCCAAGCCTTTGCAGCCATCTCAGGCAACAAAGCCGCCGTACCCCAGGCATCCGCGTTGCTCACCACAACATCGGCGTGAAGCGTCTCACCATTGCTGAGCTCGACGCCGATGACACGATCACCGTCGAGAAGCAGCCGGGTCACTGTTGCACCAAGCCGCAAGCGGCCTCCGTATGACTCCATGCCGCGCACGAGTGCGTTCACGACGGCCGCACTGCCTCCGCGCGGAAAATCAAGACACGATTCAGGGTCAAACCATTCACCAAACAAAGTTGCCATCGCGGCTGCGTTGGTGTCAGCCATCGGCATACCGCTGATCAAAAAACAGAGCAAATCAACCCAGTGGCGAAGAAATGGGTCCTGGAGATGACGATCAACTAGAGGCCCGAACGCACCACTGAGATGGCGGATGGCTGGCAAATGCTGAACCAGTCGTCCACTACGGCTCAACAGAGAACCAATTCCATCCACAGATGCCGGTAACGCCAGCAATGGCAAGGCATCTGCTGCTGCTGCAATCGGCTGCAACACGGCGGTGAAACGCTGCCACTCAGCCACAGCCCCAGGTCCACGCAGCCTTTCCACCACGCGTTCGAAGCCATTTCCTCCAACACCAACACGGAGATGTCCTTCTGGGAACAAGACATCCCAATCCTTGTAGGTCAAGACATCCAGTGGCTGATCCAACGCACGCAGAATTTGAGCAAGGGGATTACTGCTTGGCCAACGTGACAATCCACTCCAAAGGGATGGGCCAGATTCGAAGTGATAGCCCTGTCTTTCAAAGCCATGAGCAGCGCCGCCTGGCTGGCTATGGGCTTCTAGAACCAAAACATCCTTTCCAGCCCGGGCAGTGAGACCGGCACAGCACAAGCCGCCGATCCCGCTTCCAATCACGATCACCTCAGCGCTTTTTGGCATCAATCACCAATCAGAGATCCGAACTCGGGTCATAGCCAGTCACAGCTGTGATCGCGAACAACACCTCCCAATCAAAAGATCGGTTGAAATGGTTCAAAGCACCAAGGTCCATGCCAGAACAATCCTCCC
The window above is part of the Synechococcus sp. WH 8020 genome. Proteins encoded here:
- a CDS encoding SDR family oxidoreductase, whose translation is MSNRTIAITGASGKTGSRVAEELMASGDRPRLLVRSSSVIPYTLMNAEQVRLSLQDPTALDSALKGVDALVIATGARPSIDLLGPMRVDALGVRSQVESCLRVGVSRVILVSSLCAGRWRHPLNLFGLILVWKRIGEQALENSGLDWTVIRPGGLSEREEALNVEGVYWSGPDQQENDSIPRRLVARCCLEALNTPASIGRILEVTSDASRPIISLSEALLSIDSTR
- a CDS encoding DUF4278 domain-containing protein: MTTLHYRGQAYETRKPSNVKACVELTYRHEHYNTCRELVRAEMQEHPSLTYRGVVYSK
- a CDS encoding TIGR02450 family Trp-rich protein, which produces MSWTVAKCWTSVLPQEGYRHFRLILQGGKGHSRWVELEAVLDSNVRLRINWNELRNQEIWTSGWQQLPPEE
- a CDS encoding class I SAM-dependent methyltransferase — protein: MAVQILTEDQRYKLDREPDRIFYSEPRFVQHLDESFRTRLTGFYKEHIPSGAVVLDLGSSWVSHLPEEIHYERVIGHGMNEAELAANTRLDSHYVQDMNLDPTIPLKDASVDACLAVAAWQYWTQPENVASEMLRVTRPNGTAIVTFSNRMFFTKAPQVWTDNDDTQHLDYVGTVLQANGWSDVRVFAEETKASGLMGLVGGKGDPFFAVVARKSIDS
- a CDS encoding phytoene desaturase family protein, whose product is MPKSAEVIVIGSGIGGLCCAGLTARAGKDVLVLEAHSQPGGAAHGFERQGYHFESGPSLWSGLSRWPSSNPLAQILRALDQPLDVLTYKDWDVLFPEGHLRVGVGGNGFERVVERLRGPGAVAEWQRFTAVLQPIAAAADALPLLALPASVDGIGSLLSRSGRLVQHLPAIRHLSGAFGPLVDRHLQDPFLRHWVDLLCFLISGMPMADTNAAAMATLFGEWFDPESCLDFPRGGSAAVVNALVRGMESYGGRLRLGATVTRLLLDGDRVIGVELSNGETLHADVVVSNADAWGTAALLPEMAAKAWRQERLSTPGCHSFLHLHLGFDANGLEDLPIHTVWVGDWERGIDSERNAVVVSIPTVLDPTMAPEGHHVLHAYTPANEPWSMWAGLQRGTPAYQEKRGQRCQVFWDVLEQRIPDLRGRCKVVMEGTPLTHRHYLSTHQGSYGPALSASKGLFPGVTTPVKGLLQCGASCFPGIGIPPVAASGAMAAHAITGRKAQRDLLRALDL